The genomic stretch CAAGGTGGCCGCGGCCAGCACCGTGCCGTCAGGCGACATCGCGGACGCGACCAGCGCGCCGGCCCCGATGGCTCCACAGGGCCGGAAGGGCGCGGCGCTCGACACCGGGGGAACCGGGATGGGGTCGGGCGTCGAGGGCGGACTCCCTTCCGAGCAGGCGCCAAGAACCACCAGGGCCAGGACAGCGGAATGGCCGATGCGCATCACCGTGAGACTCCTGTGCGAAAGACGGGCGCGGGAGGCTCTTCGGTTCATTCCAGGAAGGCAAGCGACAGTCAGTCGGCGCGCGTCCGTCCCGGAGCGCGTCTCAGGTCCGCAGGACGGCGACCGCTTCCACCTCGAAGAGCATCCCGTCCAGCGCCAGCCGGGGGACGGGAATCAGTGTGCAGGTCGGCTTCATGCCGCCACCCCAGGCCGCGTCCAGTTCGGGGCCGATGATGCGGAGCTTCTCCTCCGTGTGGTCCACTACGAGCATCGTGAGCTTGGCGACGTCGCCGACGCCCGCGCCCACGGACTCCAGGGCCGTGCGGACGTTCTGGAACGCTTGTCGCACCTGGAGGCGGAAGTCGGGCTCGAGCGCCCCGTTCTCACGCTCCCCTCCCTGCCCCGCCAGGTAGACGAGCCGGGTGCCGGGCGCCACCTGCGCCACGTGTGAGAAGCCATAGGGCGCTGGGTCGAACAGGCCCTTGGGGTTCGTCAGGAGCAGCGGCGACGTCTTCGAGGGTTCAGCGGTCTGTCCCATGATTCACCTGGATAGCGGAGGGAGGCCGCGACGGCGCTCCACCATCACGTGGCGCGTGATTCCGTCCCCACTCCGACAACGTGTGCACGGCATTGCTGAGCTCCGCGCCTGTTTGAGTGAGCGAGTATTCCACCTTGGGTGGCACCGAATCGAACACCGCGCGACCGACCACGCCGGCGGCCTCCAGCTCCCGCAGCTGCTCGAACAGAACCTTCTCGCTGATGCCGAGAACCTGGCGATTCAGCTCTCCGAAGCGCGTGGGCCCCAGATGCAGCGCCCATTCAAGGGTCGGCTTCCACTTGCCACCGATGACCGTCAGCGCCGTGCCGAGCC from Myxococcus xanthus encodes the following:
- a CDS encoding RidA family protein gives rise to the protein MGQTAEPSKTSPLLLTNPKGLFDPAPYGFSHVAQVAPGTRLVYLAGQGGERENGALEPDFRLQVRQAFQNVRTALESVGAGVGDVAKLTMLVVDHTEEKLRIIGPELDAAWGGGMKPTCTLIPVPRLALDGMLFEVEAVAVLRT
- a CDS encoding winged helix-turn-helix transcriptional regulator; translated protein: MAKKQRAADCGLGTALTVIGGKWKPTLEWALHLGPTRFGELNRQVLGISEKVLFEQLRELEAAGVVGRAVFDSVPPKVEYSLTQTGAELSNAVHTLSEWGRNHAPRDGGAPSRPPSAIQVNHGTDR